Below is a window of Calditrichota bacterium DNA.
CGGAAATAACTTATGGCGAACCCGACCCGTCCGGCTATTTCGATCAGAGCAATGGTATCGTTCCGCCCTTGCTTAATTCTAAAACCTATAACTGGATTATTTTGAATAATTATGGCGGCACACCGAATTTAAGTTCAATTATTCAATCCGGTGTGCAGGGTTTTACCGTAAATATTTCCGTAAATTTGACGCCTCCGGCGTTAATCTCTCCCCCCCAGGGCGCTACGCTTTCAAACGAAGAAATTGAGTTTTCCTGGCAGCCAGTGGCTAATGCCCAATCTTATCAATTTGAACTTTTTGAACAAATTGAGGAAAGGGGATCAACATCGACTTTGCTTGTCTGGCAAGTGATCACTTCAGCAAATAGATTATTTTTTCCTGCTCGCACTGTGCTGAGAAATGGATACTTTGAGTGGCATGTAATTGCTCTGAATGAAGCGGGCAAGGGCGTTGTGAGTGAACGTCGGAATTTTACTTACTCGGTTCCTTCCGGAAAATTAAATGTTCTCACTTTAACAGAGTTTGGAAATAACTTGTCCCGAGTTGCCGTAAAGGTGATTCCAATTCAGGGCAATGGCGAAACTGTAGATTTTTCAACTACCGATTCAGGAACCCTGGAACTGGAATTACAGCCCGGGAGCTATCAGCTTTCCTTTTCCAAATTTGGTTTTCGGGATACGGTACTGACTGCCGAGGTTGAAGTAAACCAATCTTCTGAAGCAAGAATTTATTTAAGACTGCTCACACGTACTGTTACTGGCTCTGTCGTGGATCAAAACAATGAGCCTGTTTCGCATGCCCGCATAGTTGCAATCGATTTGCTGAATTCGCGTCATAAAACAACGATGGTGAGTGATGTCCCAGGACGATTTCAATTTCCGTTATCTGGTTCAATTTATGGCCTTTTTGCTGCAAAATCAGGGTATTTGCCCGCCGATACTGTACAAATTGATCTCACATCGCAATCGGAAATATCTTTAGCAGCGCCATTGAGATTAAAGGAAAACACGAGCCGAATTCTCGGAAAAGTTACCAATCAAAACGGAGTCCCAATCTTTGGAGTGAAGGTCGAAGCTAATAGGGATAAAATTCAGCTATCAACTCTTACAGACATGAATGGCGCTTTTCAATTGGCAATTGGTAGCGGCTCATGGGATGTTGTTGCCCAAAAGCCTGGCTACAGTCAGGAAAATCCGCGAATTATTTCGGTTAATGAAAATCAGACCATCACCTTATCGCCTGATTTAATAATTCATTCAAACGCAGCATCGCTCAGCGGGCTAATTACTGACGGGGATAAAGGAATCGCCGATGTTGAAATTACAGCAATTTCTTCTCAAGGCAATACTTTTAAAACGCAGAGCAATGATAAAGGTCATTTTTCAATTGATTTGATGGCTGACTTGTATCAATTATATTTTCATCATGAGGGGTATATTGATCCTTTGCCGCAACATTTATCACTTGAGCCTGACCAAAATATTAGTGATTTAGTCATAAAAATGTCTCCTGCTTTATCCGAAGTAACCGGAAAGATTCTTTCTCATGGTTTGCCGTTGTTTAACGCAATTGTCACCAACGGAATTGCCTACGACACGTCAAGGATTGACGGATATTATGATTTAAAACTAGCTCCTGGTACACATCAGCTTTTTGTAAAAAAAACTGGTTATTATCAAGATAATTTTCCTCAGATTACATTAAGTCCGGGGCAATCTTTGACGAATTATAATATAGAATTATTGCCCGGAGCAGCGACTATTAAGGGCAGAATTAGTAGTGGCAATCGCCCCATCCCTTTTGCACGGGTCATGGCAATTCAGGGAAATGATTCGCTAAAAGCCTACTCTGACCTCAGCGGCGATTTTTCATTTTCCGTTGCACCAGGTCTCTGGAAATTAGTGGCTGCCAAAGAAGGCTATCTGACCGGCAGTTATCCGGATATTGCTGTGCAAGCAAATCAAGTGCTTCAGGGAATTGAAATCATTCTTGCTGCAAATTACGGAATCGTCAAAGGGCAGATCATCGATTCGCAGAACAACAAAATAAGTCAGGCGCTCATAATTTGTCAACAGCGCAGTCAGCAAGCTATTTCTGATTACAATGGAAATTATACTTTACAGTTGAGCCCCGGCGATTTGGCATTTTCAGTTTATAAAGAGGGTTATGAAAATCAATCCATTAATGCAACAATCAGTCAAAGCCAGACAACAACATTGAACTTTGTTCTGAACAAATATGGTACTGTCACCGGGAAAATAACTGATCCGAACGGAACACCAATAAACCGAGCGACTGTACTTGCCTTTCAGGGAAGCGATACGCTGAAAGATTATTCTGATTATGCCGGAGAGTATCGCCTGAATTTGCCGGACGGAAGTTACCAACTACAAGCAGACAAATTGGGATACGCCGTCGTACAACAGCAGCTTTCATTGCAAAATGCTCAGGTTTTAATCAGAAATATAGAGTTGCCGTTCAAACCTGAAGAAATTGCCGAAATATCAGGTAATGTTTCAGTGGATAATCGTTTCCCTCTGCCCGGCGTATTGGTAAAACTTTTCGGAAAACAAAGCAAAGAAACGCAGACCAATTTGAACGGCAGTTACATGATTCAGCAGCTTGAAACTCAATTCGACTATTCTCTAAAACCTGCTAGGGACTCTTATTTTTTCATACCACCGTATCGCCGCTACGCCCCGCTTACAGAATCGAAAACGACGGAGCAAAATTTTGTCGCGTCATTGTTTGGTGATCTGAGCAATAATCAGGAAGTCAGTTCTTTTGACGGATCATTGGTTTTGCGCATTTCAGCTAGAAAGAATATTACACCCTATTTTACGACCTTTCCCAGGGACTCTCTCGCAGCCGATGTAAGCGGGAACAAAAAGATTAGTTCTTTTGACGCGTCACTCATTTTCCGCTATACTGTTGGTTTGATTAACAGATTCCCGGTTCAGGATTCAATGAAGATCACAAAAGAAAAATCCGCTGGTCGGGAAAAAGCTTTTGTACGATATGAGTTGAAAAAACTGAATAGTGATACAAGACGTCTTATAGTTTTCATTTCTGAATCGCCACAGTTTTATTCATTGGATGCAATCTTGACATATCCTGCCAGTCTGTACGAACCAATTGACATGCATCCGGCTAAAGCGCTCCGGCAAATGCATTACGAATGGAATCATCAAAACGGGAGATTGTTTTTTGCGTTCGCTGCACCAGAAAAAATCAGTTTTTCTGGTGCTGATACATTGTTTAGTGTCGATTTCCATTCTAAAGCTTCTGAAAAGATTAAAAATCCAGATGAATTATTTGACTTACAGCTTGAATTTGACGAAGGCGCATTTCCCATATCCATTGAGAGAAAAACAAATATTCCCGACCGGTTTTATGTATCACAAAATTATCCCAATCCTTTTAATAGCACAACCGTTTTTGAAATTTGGTTACCTAAACTTTCTCATGAAAGGTCATCAAAGTTGCGAGTGGAAATATATAATTTGCTCGGTCAAAAGGTTGGGACAATAGTTGATCGCGAACTTCAACCCGGGTTTTATCGATTCCAATGGCCTGAAAATCCAGCACATAACTATAATTTGTGCAGCGGATTGTATTTTGTCCTTGTCAAGTATGCTCAATATCATGAGTTAAAAAAAATGGTACTTGTACGATAGTGTGAATAAAATATCATGCGATAAATTTAAATTGGAAAATTTAGCGCTTAATGAGTACAATCTCAGCGGTTGACCATCCCGATGCATTTGTCATTACAGGTTTTGCCATTTCGTTAATTGTTGATGTCTAAAATTGATTGGAAGAGAAAAAGATGTTTCACCTCCGTTGCAAATGAAATTTTCAAATAAAATTAAGCAAATTCATTCTAACGGGTATTACGGATTCGAAGGAAATTAGCCTCATCATTATGAAAAAATTAAAAATTACCATTCTATTTTTAGGATTGCTTTTATTTTCGAATAATCTACTGGGTCAAACGTCGACTGTGACGATTCCCGATATCAGCGCGCCGGCGGGCAAAGATGTGAATCTGGATATTCAGGTGAGCGATCTGACGGGCCTAGAGGTTTTCTCGGTTGACTTTGCTTTGGCATTCGACGGCAACTTGTTGCAAGCCTTGGAAGTAAGTAGTGCTGGCGCAATATCTGCGCCGTGGGGAAATCCGACCATCAATATTTCATCAGGAAACGTAATCGTATCATTGGCAGGTATCGACCCCTTATCAGGAGGGGGGAAATTGGTTCGTATTAAATTCCATGTTTCAGAGACTGCTTCTTTTGGTGACAGCACAGAACTCTTGTTTTTAAATTTTAAATTTAATGACGGCCAGCCGCAGGCAATTACGCAAAACGGAAGGTTCACTGTCTCCGGTGATCTTAACCCGCCTACGATCGTAAGCGGCCCGACGATTATCGAAAAAAATTATTTTAATGTCAA
It encodes the following:
- a CDS encoding T9SS type A sorting domain-containing protein; the protein is MANAQSYQFELFEQIEERGSTSTLLVWQVITSANRLFFPARTVLRNGYFEWHVIALNEAGKGVVSERRNFTYSVPSGKLNVLTLTEFGNNLSRVAVKVIPIQGNGETVDFSTTDSGTLELELQPGSYQLSFSKFGFRDTVLTAEVEVNQSSEARIYLRLLTRTVTGSVVDQNNEPVSHARIVAIDLLNSRHKTTMVSDVPGRFQFPLSGSIYGLFAAKSGYLPADTVQIDLTSQSEISLAAPLRLKENTSRILGKVTNQNGVPIFGVKVEANRDKIQLSTLTDMNGAFQLAIGSGSWDVVAQKPGYSQENPRIISVNENQTITLSPDLIIHSNAASLSGLITDGDKGIADVEITAISSQGNTFKTQSNDKGHFSIDLMADLYQLYFHHEGYIDPLPQHLSLEPDQNISDLVIKMSPALSEVTGKILSHGLPLFNAIVTNGIAYDTSRIDGYYDLKLAPGTHQLFVKKTGYYQDNFPQITLSPGQSLTNYNIELLPGAATIKGRISSGNRPIPFARVMAIQGNDSLKAYSDLSGDFSFSVAPGLWKLVAAKEGYLTGSYPDIAVQANQVLQGIEIILAANYGIVKGQIIDSQNNKISQALIICQQRSQQAISDYNGNYTLQLSPGDLAFSVYKEGYENQSINATISQSQTTTLNFVLNKYGTVTGKITDPNGTPINRATVLAFQGSDTLKDYSDYAGEYRLNLPDGSYQLQADKLGYAVVQQQLSLQNAQVLIRNIELPFKPEEIAEISGNVSVDNRFPLPGVLVKLFGKQSKETQTNLNGSYMIQQLETQFDYSLKPARDSYFFIPPYRRYAPLTESKTTEQNFVASLFGDLSNNQEVSSFDGSLVLRISARKNITPYFTTFPRDSLAADVSGNKKISSFDASLIFRYTVGLINRFPVQDSMKITKEKSAGREKAFVRYELKKLNSDTRRLIVFISESPQFYSLDAILTYPASLYEPIDMHPAKALRQMHYEWNHQNGRLFFAFAAPEKISFSGADTLFSVDFHSKASEKIKNPDELFDLQLEFDEGAFPISIERKTNIPDRFYVSQNYPNPFNSTTVFEIWLPKLSHERSSKLRVEIYNLLGQKVGTIVDRELQPGFYRFQWPENPAHNYNLCSGLYFVLVKYAQYHELKKMVLVR